A part of Nocardioides sp. WS12 genomic DNA contains:
- a CDS encoding thioredoxin family protein yields the protein MNPGLLILVLAVLVAVAFGLHRRRVDGHFGEALPVDEVVSTGSTSEDSAWSSVTAALPSAELGEQATLVQFSSAFCAPCRTTRVVLADVADRYDGVAHLEIDAEEHLALVRALDIRRTPTTLILDAAGNELTRAAGAPRREQVLAALPSSSQETS from the coding sequence GTGAACCCCGGTCTGCTGATCCTCGTGCTCGCCGTCCTCGTGGCGGTGGCCTTCGGCCTGCACCGGCGACGGGTCGACGGCCACTTCGGTGAGGCGCTGCCGGTGGATGAGGTGGTCTCGACAGGCTCGACCAGCGAGGACTCCGCCTGGTCCTCCGTCACGGCCGCCCTCCCGTCCGCCGAGCTGGGGGAGCAGGCCACCCTCGTGCAGTTCTCCAGCGCCTTCTGTGCCCCCTGTCGCACCACCCGCGTCGTCCTCGCCGACGTCGCCGACCGGTACGACGGCGTGGCCCACCTGGAGATCGACGCCGAGGAGCACCTCGCACTGGTCCGGGCACTCGACATCCGTCGTACGCCGACCACCCTGATCCTCGACGCTGCCGGCAACGAACTCACCCGTGCAGCCGGAGCACCCCGTCGCGAGCAGGTGCTCGCAGCCCTTCCGTCCAGCTCCCAGGAGACGTCATGA
- a CDS encoding AbrB/MazE/SpoVT family DNA-binding domain-containing protein, with the protein MSQATMTSKGQITVPKEIRDDLRLVAGSKVMFVRLGPGNYRMVARTGKIQDLFGILHRPGQRALTIEEINDGIAEGAAESGMRGVHDEDPQ; encoded by the coding sequence ATGTCACAAGCAACGATGACGAGCAAGGGCCAGATCACGGTCCCCAAGGAGATCCGTGATGATCTTCGACTGGTGGCCGGGTCCAAGGTGATGTTCGTGCGGCTCGGCCCGGGCAACTACCGGATGGTTGCTCGCACCGGGAAGATCCAGGACCTCTTCGGCATCCTGCACCGTCCGGGTCAGCGGGCCCTCACGATCGAAGAGATCAACGATGGCATCGCCGAAGGAGCCGCCGAGAGCGGGATGCGAGGAGTCCACGACGAGGACCCGCAGTGA
- the dtd gene encoding D-aminoacyl-tRNA deacylase → MRAVLQRVSSASVVVDGSVVGAIDVPGLLVYLGVTHDDGPAEVAWMARKIGDLRILDDEKSVSEVGAPVLMVSQFTLYGDARKGRRPTWIAAAPGAVSEPLYDAVCAALEAAGTHVERGVFGAHMEVSSVNDGPFTVVLETP, encoded by the coding sequence ATGCGTGCCGTCCTGCAGCGGGTCTCCTCCGCATCCGTCGTCGTCGACGGATCGGTGGTCGGCGCCATCGACGTCCCCGGCCTGTTGGTGTACCTCGGGGTCACGCACGACGACGGCCCGGCCGAGGTCGCTTGGATGGCCCGCAAGATCGGCGACCTCCGCATCCTCGACGACGAGAAGTCCGTCAGCGAGGTCGGCGCTCCGGTCCTGATGGTCTCGCAGTTCACCTTGTACGGCGACGCGCGCAAGGGCCGTCGTCCCACCTGGATCGCCGCAGCGCCGGGTGCCGTCAGCGAGCCGCTCTACGACGCGGTGTGCGCAGCCCTCGAGGCCGCTGGCACCCACGTCGAACGGGGCGTGTTCGGCGCCCACATGGAGGTGTCGTCGGTGAACGACGGTCCCTTCACGGTCGTCCTCGAGACGCCCTGA
- a CDS encoding polysaccharide biosynthesis tyrosine autokinase — protein MDFKQFLMVLRRRWISVAALVLVALAASSAITFTRTPAYESRSQVFLTVDVRDTTDAYAASLFASGRASSYADLASSTELASRVIDQLGLDLTSEQLASRINAEVVESTSLIELRVKDTDPQRAQLIADVVTNEFTKYVADLETPTEGSASQIVAKVTDEATLNRSQVSPDVLLNLVVAGLIGLLVGVALAVARDLLDRTIRTADDVAELTESPVLASIGFDGDIKSAPLLTDLGGFAARTEAFRLLRTNLQFIDLDHQPRCIVITSAVPGEGKTMTSTNLAVALAQTGRNTLIIDADLRRPRVASTLGLDPAIGLTTALVGKTEIHDAIQVHEASGLHVLASGAKPPNPTEILQSKITQDLIKRLRSSYDMVIIDAPPLLPVADASVLAKLADGVIIVVRHGRTTKDQVNEAINRLGQVGGRLYGVVVNMVAKRAVGSYYYYYYEESSPAGRQATGKSSSSLSGRRKA, from the coding sequence TTGGACTTCAAGCAGTTTCTGATGGTGTTGCGGCGTCGCTGGATCAGCGTCGCGGCACTGGTGCTGGTGGCGCTCGCCGCGAGCTCGGCCATCACCTTCACTCGCACCCCCGCCTACGAGTCGCGCTCCCAGGTCTTCCTGACGGTCGACGTCCGGGACACCACCGACGCCTACGCCGCCTCGCTGTTCGCCTCGGGTCGCGCCAGTTCGTACGCCGACCTCGCCAGCAGCACCGAGCTCGCGTCCCGGGTCATCGACCAGCTCGGGCTCGACCTGACGTCCGAGCAGCTCGCGTCCCGCATCAACGCCGAGGTCGTCGAGTCGACCTCGCTGATCGAGCTCCGCGTCAAGGACACCGACCCGCAGCGTGCGCAGCTGATCGCCGACGTGGTGACCAACGAGTTCACCAAGTACGTCGCCGACCTCGAGACGCCCACGGAGGGCAGCGCGTCACAGATCGTTGCCAAGGTGACCGACGAGGCAACCCTCAACCGCTCGCAGGTCAGCCCCGACGTCCTGTTGAACCTGGTCGTCGCCGGCCTGATCGGCCTGCTCGTCGGCGTTGCGCTCGCGGTGGCCCGCGACCTGCTCGACCGCACGATCCGCACCGCCGACGACGTTGCCGAACTCACCGAGTCGCCCGTCCTGGCCAGCATCGGCTTCGACGGCGACATCAAGTCGGCACCGCTGCTGACCGACCTCGGAGGCTTCGCGGCCCGCACCGAGGCGTTCCGCCTGCTGCGCACCAACCTGCAGTTCATCGACCTCGACCACCAGCCGCGCTGCATCGTCATCACCAGCGCCGTGCCTGGCGAGGGCAAGACGATGACGTCGACGAACCTCGCCGTCGCGCTGGCCCAGACCGGTCGCAACACACTGATCATCGACGCCGACCTCCGCCGGCCGCGCGTGGCCAGCACGCTCGGCCTGGACCCGGCCATCGGCCTGACGACCGCACTGGTCGGCAAGACCGAGATCCACGACGCCATCCAGGTCCACGAGGCCAGTGGGCTCCACGTGCTCGCCAGTGGCGCCAAGCCGCCGAACCCGACCGAGATCCTGCAGTCGAAGATCACCCAGGACCTGATCAAGCGCCTGCGGTCGTCGTACGACATGGTCATCATCGATGCCCCGCCGCTGCTGCCCGTGGCCGACGCCTCGGTCCTCGCCAAGCTGGCCGACGGCGTCATCATCGTGGTCCGCCACGGCCGGACCACCAAGGACCAGGTCAACGAGGCGATCAACCGCCTCGGCCAGGTCGGCGGCCGCCTCTACGGCGTCGTGGTCAACATGGTCGCCAAGCGTGCGGTCGGCTCGTATTACTACTACTACTACGAGGAGTCCAGCCCGGCTGGACGCCAGGCGACCGGCAAGTCGTCGTCCTCGTTGAGCGGACGCCGGAAGGCCTGA
- a CDS encoding DUF4012 domain-containing protein, with the protein MSPEVRRRRGTRLQRFGRKLRRLLRRRSTLVGLGVLGVGLLWSVWVAVSAAQHLQEVDRQAQILRAALIRGDADGVRQATERYQEAADSAESRTSGFTWTLLEAVPLLGDDAEGVATVARVLADIGRDGLPPVAKAAELVQAESFQPVNGVFPIDQITGMAGPAEQSEAAFDDAASALAKIDSSHFIAPIRERYDELSALVIDARTTLGSTYRAAKIIPQMMGTDRPRFYLMVLQNNAELRSSGGLPGALSLVRMHKGKVDIVEQTDMSELAGDGTSVVKLTPEERGIFGPILGVVPINATLTPDFVRAADIIRARWEREVGGRLDGMFFFDPVAVAYLLRGTGPVEVPRYPPVSARNVVSAVENDVYLLTNDRAVHTDYQQAVAEAVFDAFTAGRGNTTESIRGLVTGVQEGRIRMHSFEPESQSEIAGTMIAGEFSDQATDVPQVGIYINDGGPSKMQYYLKYDAEVVPRSCIGGRQALAGSISFHSDTPANAEDLPPSITGEGIRGQRTEPGDQLLVVYLTSPVGGKLTSLSIDGQRVVNPVIEELAGRSLARVGVLLEPQGRHRVDFVMDSGVGQEADVDLAVTPGAFPGTSNATVPSACRIR; encoded by the coding sequence ATGTCGCCTGAGGTGCGCCGTCGTCGCGGTACTCGCCTGCAACGGTTCGGCCGGAAATTGCGCCGGCTCCTGCGGCGCAGGTCGACGCTCGTCGGCCTCGGTGTTCTTGGCGTAGGGCTGCTCTGGAGCGTGTGGGTGGCCGTGTCGGCCGCCCAGCACCTGCAGGAAGTGGACCGCCAGGCGCAGATCCTGCGTGCAGCGCTGATTCGCGGTGACGCCGACGGCGTGCGCCAGGCGACCGAGCGCTACCAGGAGGCTGCCGACTCCGCCGAGTCCCGCACGTCCGGATTCACCTGGACGCTGTTGGAGGCGGTCCCGCTGCTCGGCGACGACGCAGAGGGGGTCGCCACCGTTGCGCGGGTGCTCGCCGACATCGGCCGCGACGGCCTCCCGCCGGTCGCCAAGGCTGCGGAACTGGTCCAGGCCGAATCCTTCCAGCCGGTCAACGGCGTCTTCCCGATCGACCAGATCACGGGGATGGCCGGCCCGGCGGAGCAGAGCGAGGCTGCCTTCGACGACGCTGCCAGCGCCCTAGCGAAGATCGACTCGAGCCACTTCATCGCTCCGATCCGGGAGCGGTACGACGAGCTCAGCGCGCTGGTCATCGATGCGCGGACCACCCTCGGGTCGACGTACCGCGCAGCGAAGATCATTCCGCAGATGATGGGGACCGATCGCCCACGCTTCTACCTGATGGTCCTGCAGAACAACGCGGAACTGCGCAGCAGTGGTGGCCTGCCGGGCGCCCTGTCATTGGTCCGGATGCACAAGGGCAAGGTGGACATCGTCGAGCAGACCGACATGTCCGAACTCGCCGGGGACGGCACCTCGGTGGTGAAGCTGACGCCGGAGGAGCGAGGGATCTTCGGACCGATCCTCGGCGTCGTTCCGATCAACGCCACCCTGACCCCGGACTTCGTCCGCGCGGCGGACATCATCCGGGCGCGCTGGGAGCGTGAGGTCGGCGGCCGTCTGGACGGCATGTTCTTCTTCGATCCGGTGGCGGTGGCCTATCTGTTGCGCGGCACCGGCCCCGTCGAGGTGCCGCGCTACCCGCCGGTCAGCGCCAGGAACGTCGTCAGTGCCGTGGAGAACGACGTCTACCTCCTCACGAACGACCGGGCGGTCCACACCGACTACCAGCAGGCCGTCGCCGAGGCGGTGTTCGACGCGTTCACGGCCGGCCGCGGCAACACGACCGAGTCGATCCGCGGCCTCGTCACCGGGGTGCAGGAGGGCCGGATCCGGATGCACAGCTTCGAGCCGGAGAGCCAGTCCGAGATCGCCGGCACGATGATTGCGGGGGAGTTCTCCGACCAGGCCACCGACGTACCCCAGGTCGGGATCTACATCAACGACGGCGGTCCGTCGAAGATGCAGTACTACCTCAAGTACGACGCCGAGGTTGTCCCGCGATCCTGCATCGGCGGCCGCCAGGCGCTGGCCGGATCGATCAGCTTCCACAGCGACACCCCGGCGAACGCCGAGGACCTGCCGCCCTCGATCACGGGCGAGGGCATCCGCGGGCAACGGACCGAGCCCGGCGACCAGTTGCTCGTGGTCTACCTGACCTCGCCGGTCGGCGGGAAGCTCACCTCGTTGTCGATCGACGGCCAGCGGGTGGTGAACCCCGTGATCGAGGAGCTCGCCGGGCGATCGCTCGCCCGGGTGGGGGTCCTGCTGGAGCCGCAGGGGCGCCATCGCGTCGACTTCGTGATGGATTCGGGTGTCGGCCAGGAGGCCGATGTCGACCTCGCCGTGACCCCCGGCGCCTTCCCGGGGACCTCGAACGCGACCGTTCCCTCCGCCTGCCGGATCCGCTGA
- a CDS encoding DUF1416 domain-containing protein, translating into MCGAVIGGLSLEGINVTKEAVIQGQVLRGTGEDATPVSGAYVRLLDKSGEFTAEVPTSATGHFRFFAGDGEWTLRTLAPKADPVDSAVTAATGTVAEVQINI; encoded by the coding sequence ATGTGCGGCGCGGTCATCGGCGGCCTGTCCCTCGAGGGCATCAACGTCACCAAGGAAGCCGTCATCCAGGGCCAGGTCCTGCGGGGCACGGGCGAGGACGCCACGCCGGTCTCCGGTGCCTACGTGCGCCTGCTCGACAAGAGCGGCGAGTTCACCGCTGAGGTCCCGACCTCCGCGACGGGCCACTTCCGCTTCTTCGCCGGCGACGGCGAGTGGACCCTGCGCACCCTGGCCCCGAAGGCCGACCCGGTCGACTCCGCTGTCACGGCGGCGACCGGCACGGTCGCCGAGGTCCAGATCAACATCTGA
- a CDS encoding sulfurtransferase, which translates to MSRENSLVSTQWVEDNLNTPNVVLIEVDEDTTAYDKGHIAGAIKLDWTTDLQDQVRRDFVNKEQFEALLSARGVSNDDTVILYGGNNNWFAAYAYWYFTLYGHNDVKLMDGGRKKWELDSRELTDELPTRTATTYVAQEQNTAIRAFRDEVVAAISVQNLVDVRSPDEYAGRLLAPAHLPQEQSQRAGHVPTSVNVPWSKNANDDGTFKSEADLQALYAEVGFDESLDTIALCRIGERSSLTWFVLQELLGKKNVKNYDGSWTEYGSLVGVPIALGDEPGVA; encoded by the coding sequence ATGAGCCGCGAGAACTCGCTCGTCTCCACCCAGTGGGTTGAGGACAACCTCAACACCCCGAACGTCGTTCTCATCGAGGTCGACGAGGACACCACCGCCTACGACAAGGGCCACATCGCCGGCGCGATCAAGCTCGACTGGACCACCGACCTCCAGGACCAGGTCCGTCGCGACTTCGTCAACAAGGAGCAGTTCGAGGCCCTGCTGTCGGCCCGCGGCGTCTCCAACGACGACACCGTGATCCTGTACGGCGGCAACAACAACTGGTTCGCTGCCTACGCCTACTGGTACTTCACGCTCTACGGCCACAACGACGTCAAGCTCATGGACGGTGGCCGCAAGAAGTGGGAGCTGGACAGCCGCGAGCTGACCGACGAGCTGCCGACCCGCACCGCGACCACCTACGTCGCGCAGGAGCAGAACACCGCGATCCGTGCCTTCCGTGACGAGGTCGTCGCCGCCATCAGCGTGCAGAACCTCGTCGACGTCCGCAGCCCCGACGAGTACGCCGGTCGCCTCCTCGCGCCGGCCCACCTCCCGCAGGAGCAGTCGCAGCGCGCCGGCCACGTCCCCACCTCGGTGAACGTGCCCTGGAGCAAGAACGCGAACGACGACGGCACCTTCAAGTCCGAGGCGGACCTGCAGGCCCTGTACGCCGAGGTCGGCTTCGACGAGTCGCTCGACACCATCGCCCTGTGCCGCATCGGTGAGCGTTCCTCGCTCACCTGGTTCGTGCTGCAGGAGCTGCTCGGCAAGAAGAACGTCAAGAACTACGACGGCTCGTGGACCGAGTACGGCTCCCTCGTCGGCGTTCCGATCGCTCTCGGCGACGAGCCGGGTGTCGCCTGA
- a CDS encoding DUF4395 domain-containing protein — MTSTTSTRVVSQGIDPRGPRFTASVTLVIFAVALLLSESAPGVAAVITGVQAVFFAIGAGLGVQKTPTGLFFRSLIRPRLALPTELEDPTPPRFAQAVGLVFAIGATIGFATGAVLLGQVFAGFAVIAAFLNAVFAFCLGCEMYLLGLRATRRTA; from the coding sequence ATGACCAGCACCACCTCCACGCGCGTGGTCAGTCAGGGCATTGATCCGCGCGGCCCGCGATTCACCGCGTCGGTGACTCTCGTGATCTTCGCTGTCGCGCTGCTGCTGTCCGAGTCCGCGCCGGGCGTTGCTGCTGTCATCACCGGCGTGCAGGCAGTGTTCTTCGCCATCGGCGCCGGGCTGGGCGTGCAGAAGACGCCGACCGGACTGTTCTTCCGGAGCCTGATCCGTCCGCGGCTCGCACTGCCGACCGAACTCGAGGACCCGACGCCGCCGCGCTTCGCCCAGGCCGTCGGCCTGGTGTTCGCGATCGGCGCCACCATCGGCTTCGCGACCGGTGCCGTGCTGCTCGGTCAGGTCTTCGCCGGGTTCGCTGTCATCGCGGCGTTCCTCAACGCCGTCTTCGCGTTCTGCCTCGGCTGCGAGATGTACCTGCTCGGCCTGCGCGCGACGCGTCGTACGGCCTGA
- a CDS encoding PIN domain-containing protein, with amino-acid sequence MIGIDTNVLVRAFAEEEDAATAELAREVLRALTPEEPGFIAQVTMAELYWVLSSRYRFDKQSCLEVIRGLIQAESLEFDDGEGVVRALALAEEGADFPDALIQGSMELFGISETVTLDRAASRALGWRLLGA; translated from the coding sequence GTGATCGGCATCGACACCAACGTGTTGGTCCGTGCCTTCGCCGAGGAGGAGGACGCAGCGACTGCCGAGTTGGCGCGCGAGGTCCTTCGAGCACTGACTCCGGAGGAGCCAGGCTTCATCGCCCAGGTCACGATGGCCGAGCTCTACTGGGTGCTTTCCAGCCGCTACCGGTTCGACAAGCAATCCTGCCTCGAGGTGATCCGTGGTCTGATCCAGGCCGAGTCCCTCGAGTTCGATGACGGCGAAGGAGTCGTCCGCGCTCTGGCCCTCGCCGAGGAGGGCGCCGATTTCCCCGACGCCCTGATCCAGGGATCGATGGAACTGTTCGGCATCAGCGAAACCGTCACCCTCGATCGGGCCGCATCCCGCGCCCTCGGCTGGCGCCTGCTCGGCGCCTGA